TTTACTTTCTCATTGAGATTTTTTTTTGAATTCTTCCTGTTTTTTTGGATCTTGTTTATGGTGCATTGGTCGTGGTGTTATGTAGATCTTTTGCATCTCGCTGTGAACTGTAGATTTGCTGATATTTAAGCCAAATTCTTCTAATATCTTCACTTTTACTTCTTTAATAGTAATGTTCGGATTTTCTTCTATCCACATCTCAATTTGCCCGCGTTGACTCTGATTTAGTATACTTTTTCTACGGCGCTCAGGCGGCGCAAACAGTTTTTCTATCCTTCCAAATTTTAGGTCATTCAGTCAATGCGGTTCTCGAGATTTTACACACTCTTGCTACCTCCGATATACTGTGCTTTTTGGCTGCTATTACGGCTTGTAATTTCTTTGAAACATATGCATTATTCCTTACTTTTTTCAACATTTCCTTTGCTAAATCCACAACTTTTTCGTCTAATAATTTTGATACCAATGCCATTCCAAAACTCCATCATTATACTGCCTTAGTATAACCTTCTCACTTCTATTGTCTATTTGTTTGTTATGTAATAGGAATTGGTATGAGAAGACAAATAGAATATACGATAAATTCACTTAAACCTCCAGTTATAGGCGGAAAGCACTCTTTTTCATTTGTATCATTATTATTGAGAATTGGTATTACACAATCACAGCGAGGAAACACATTCCTCGAACGGATAATTTCATTATACTTAACATGGAAACAAAAGGGGCTAAACCCTTTCCAAAATCTCCTATCTATTGTTTCTTAAACCACTCTGCTGAACGGATACCAGAAAACATTCCATTGACATGCTGAACAACAGATACGACACTATGTCGTTTACCGTAAAAACTCATATTTTACACAATCACAGCGAGGAAACACATTCCTCGAACGGATAATTTCATTATACTTAACATGGAAACAAAGGGGCTTTCCAAAATCTCCTATCTATTGTTTCTTAAACCACTCTGCTGAACGGGTACTTTCAGAGAATCCATAGGAGAGTTTGCTAATGTATGCTCTTAAGTTGACGCCACTGCCTGAACGGATACCTAAACATAGTTTAGTTCGAATGGCTGAGGAGGGACTTGAACCCCCGACCAAGAGATTATGATCCTCCTGCTCTACCAACTGAGCTACTCAGCCTAATTAAAAACCTTATTATACACATGATCTATATGTTTCATATAATATTTCAAATCAAACAAAGATTCAAGTTTTTTAGAGTTAATAACTTCAAGTAAGGATTTATCTTGTTTCAATTCGGCCAAAAAATCACTATTGTCTTGTTTCACTTTCATTGCATTGCTCTGAACAATTTTATACGCCTCTTCCCTCGCCAAACCACTATTTACTAACTCAAGCAATACACGCTGTGAGAAAACTAAACCTTTCGAAGAATTTAAGTTCTTTTCAATGTTTTCCTTGTTGATCACCAATTTATCTATCAAATCTGTTAATCGCACTAAAGCAAAATCCATTGTTATACAAGCATCAGGAGCAATGCATCTTTCCACAGACGAGTGTGATATATCACGTTCGTGCCACAATGCAACATTTTCTAACGCAGGAAACACATAGCTGCGTATTAAGCGTGAGAGTCCGGTTAAATTTTCACTTAAAATAGGATTACATTTGTGTGGCATAGCAGAGCTTCCCTTCTGTCCAGTGGAAAAATGCTCAGAAATTTCGCCGATTTCAGTTCTTTGCAAATGACGAATTTCAATTGCAATATTTTCTATTGAGCTTGCAATCACTCCCAAAACTGAAAAGAACATGGCATGTCTATCACGAGGAATGACTTGAGACGATATGGTTTCAGGTATGAGTCCCATTTCTTTCGCTACATACTCTTCAACAAACGGATCAACATTTGCAAAATTACCTACTGCACCTGATATTTTACAAATTGAGATTTCTTTTTGCGCGCTAATTAATCTTTGATAATTGCGTTTAAATTCAGCATAAAATCTAGCAAATTTTAATCCAAGAGTTGTTGGTTCTGCATGCATTCCATGACTGCGCCCAATACATGCAACATCTTTATAATCCTCAGCTTTTTTTTTCAATACTGCAAGTATATTTTTTAGATTCTCGAGTAAAATATCACATGACTCTTTCAACTGCACCGCAAGGCATGTATCTAAAACATCAGAACTTGTCATTCCATAATGAAGATAACGAACATCAACTCCCGCTTTTTCAGCAATGTATGTCAAAAAAGCTATAACATCATGTTTTACAATGGATTCAATTTCGTTGATACATTCAACATCAAATTCAATAGCACCAGAAAGCTTCTGAGCAACACTATTTGGAATCACTCCTAACTCTGCTTGAGCTTCACACGCTAATTTTTCTATTTTAAGCCATATATTAAATTTATTATTTTCCTCCCAAATGGAAGACATTTCTTTTCTGCTATAGCGGGGAATCATTTTTGATTTATTCCAATAATGGTGTCATTCCAGTGCGTGACACTGGAATCCAGATATAAAAGTATTTGCAAATTATTCAATGGACAACGGATTCTAGAAGCATAAAATAATGTCCATGATGAAATAAACTGGATTCCAGTGTCACGCACTGGGATGACAGGAGGGGAGCACTGGGATGACACCAGCTTAGCCATGGCAGACATTTCTTTACGACTATAACAAGGGATCATCTTTGATCAGCTATCATCACCATCAGTAGCTTCTTTATTCGCATCTTGCTCTGCCTCTTGTTGCTCAGACTTCTGATTTTGCAATTTTACTTGCCTTAGCTCATTTGCATCTGTTTCGGATTTCACGACGTATATAGTAATTGGTACTACTACTTCACTATGTAATTCTACGTTTACTTGGTATTCACCCAAGTTTTTGATGCTTATTCCACCAAAAGATAAACTACGGTGATCTATCACATGTCCTTCTTGTAGTAAAACTTTCGCAATTTCACGTGTTGTTACAGAACCAAAAATTTTACCATCCTCTGAAGCTTGCTTTATCAATACCACAAACTTATCATGTAGTGACAATGCAAGCTCTTTTGCTACATTTAATCTTTTTATATTCTCTTCTTCCAGTAATAAACGTTGCTCCTCTAGTTTTGCTAAATTCTCCTTGGTAGCTTTCACCGCTTTTCTTTGTGGAAAAAGAAAATTACGTGCATAACCTGGTTTAACTTTGACAACTTCACCAAGCCTACCTAAAGTCCTTATATTTTCCTTTAAAATTATCAACATAAATTACCTAAACTTTTTTAGTACAGTAAGGAACAAGAGCTAAAAAACGTGCCCTTATGACCGCTAAGCGTAACTTCCTTTGTTTTTTTGCACATACACCTGTTAATCTTCTAGGTAATATCCTACCATAGTCAGAGGTAAACTTGGATAATAAATCTGTATTCTTATAATCTATGTCTTCATCTTTAGACGCAGCAAGAGGGCAAACTTTAGAACGCCTAAAGCCAGTCCTATTATTTACAGATACGTAAGAATTATTAAAACTATTTCGTCTTTTCATCATTATGCGTTTTGCTCCTCAATTTGTTTATTCATCATATAAGATTTACCTTCAAAAAATTTATCAACCTGCACAGACAAGTGGCGAATAACGTTCTCATTAAGTTTCATTCTACGCACAAATTCATCCAGAATGCTTGCAGTAGAACTTATACACATTATACAATAATGACCGCTCTTCATCTTATTTATTGGATATGCAAAATCCAAAAGACCCCAATGTTCATACTTGATTAATCCCGATGCTTCAATGTTTTCCAAAAGCATCTCCAATGCTTTGCTCGATTGAGTTGGACCGTTTATTCTAAAATCTTTCAAAATATCTTGAAAAATCTTTATTAGATGTTCTGAAATGTTTCTCTTCAAAGCATTTACTGCATTATAGATAAACGCACTTTTAGTACTGCCTCCTAGAAATTTTGTAAAATCCTGCGTTATTCCTAAATCTTTTAGGTCATCTTTCAACTCTTTATCGATTTTTGACTTCACTTCTTTCAAATTTGAAAGATCTTCTTCCAATTCAACCCATAAAATTTTTGTAAGATCTTCCAAGAAATCAGAGTAAGCAACTAGACCTTCTTTAATGTTTTCAGCACGCGTTTCTAACTCTTGTTTTGTAAGCGTACTATTTTGCCTTTCCATAAGACTCTTGATCTTCTGGAAAATAACATCCGCTTTAATATTTTTCAATGAAACAGCTAGCTCTTGGACCATCTCCTCTACTTCTTGCTGTAACAATCCTTGTTGTGCTATAAAAGTAAATTCATAAAGATTCACTATATCTTCCTTTAATACCGATTAAATATTTCATTATATAAAGCTTTTTTATATAAGCAAGTTATTTGTATTAATTTCTACGCCTTTAATCCAGCTTAAGTTAGATATTTCATAAATAACTTGAGGAGCAATTGAGTATGCACCTGGTAATAGGATGCTCACTTTATGTTTCTCGAGAAGAAGTTTTAGCATTATT
The nucleotide sequence above comes from Wolbachia endosymbiont of Oedothorax gibbosus. Encoded proteins:
- the purB gene encoding adenylosuccinate lyase; the protein is MIPRYSRKEMSSIWEENNKFNIWLKIEKLACEAQAELGVIPNSVAQKLSGAIEFDVECINEIESIVKHDVIAFLTYIAEKAGVDVRYLHYGMTSSDVLDTCLAVQLKESCDILLENLKNILAVLKKKAEDYKDVACIGRSHGMHAEPTTLGLKFARFYAEFKRNYQRLISAQKEISICKISGAVGNFANVDPFVEEYVAKEMGLIPETISSQVIPRDRHAMFFSVLGVIASSIENIAIEIRHLQRTEIGEISEHFSTGQKGSSAMPHKCNPILSENLTGLSRLIRSYVFPALENVALWHERDISHSSVERCIAPDACITMDFALVRLTDLIDKLVINKENIEKNLNSSKGLVFSQRVLLELVNSGLAREEAYKIVQSNAMKVKQDNSDFLAELKQDKSLLEVINSKKLESLFDLKYYMKHIDHVYNKVFN
- the rplI gene encoding 50S ribosomal protein L9, giving the protein MLIILKENIRTLGRLGEVVKVKPGYARNFLFPQRKAVKATKENLAKLEEQRLLLEEENIKRLNVAKELALSLHDKFVVLIKQASEDGKIFGSVTTREIAKVLLQEGHVIDHRSLSFGGISIKNLGEYQVNVELHSEVVVPITIYVVKSETDANELRQVKLQNQKSEQQEAEQDANKEATDGDDS
- the rpsR gene encoding 30S ribosomal protein S18, whose translation is MMKRRNSFNNSYVSVNNRTGFRRSKVCPLAASKDEDIDYKNTDLLSKFTSDYGRILPRRLTGVCAKKQRKLRLAVIRARFLALVPYCTKKV
- the rpsF gene encoding 30S ribosomal protein S6, giving the protein MNLYEFTFIAQQGLLQQEVEEMVQELAVSLKNIKADVIFQKIKSLMERQNSTLTKQELETRAENIKEGLVAYSDFLEDLTKILWVELEEDLSNLKEVKSKIDKELKDDLKDLGITQDFTKFLGGSTKSAFIYNAVNALKRNISEHLIKIFQDILKDFRINGPTQSSKALEMLLENIEASGLIKYEHWGLLDFAYPINKMKSGHYCIMCISSTASILDEFVRRMKLNENVIRHLSVQVDKFFEGKSYMMNKQIEEQNA